From a single Cytophagales bacterium WSM2-2 genomic region:
- the icd gene encoding isocitrate dehydrogenase [NADP], with protein sequence MSDQKISISNGKLNVPDMPTIPFIEGDGTGVDIWPAAKNVMDSAIEKAYKGKRKINWKEVLAGEKAFNKVGNWMPDETMTIFRDYLVGIKGPLSTPVGGGIRSLNVALRQELDLYACVRPVRWFKGVPSPVKEPHKTDMTIFRENTEDIYAGIEFQQGSDDNKKFLAFFKETFPKQYKKIRFPETSGIGIKPVSQEGTERLVRSAIKFAIEQKKPNVTLVHKGNIMKFTEGGFRDWGYALAKNEFGAKEIDGGPWMEINSNGHKIVVKDSIADAFLQQILLRPDEYSVVATLNLNGDYVSDALAAIVGGIGIAPGGNVNYVTGHAIFEATHGTAPKYAGQDKVNPGSVILSGVMMLEYMGWQEAADMIVKGLEGAISSKRVTYDFHRQMEGATLLKCSEFGKEVVKNM encoded by the coding sequence ATGAGCGATCAGAAAATCAGTATCAGCAATGGAAAATTGAATGTGCCGGACATGCCAACAATTCCGTTCATCGAAGGGGATGGAACCGGTGTAGACATTTGGCCTGCGGCAAAGAATGTCATGGACTCGGCAATCGAAAAAGCATATAAAGGCAAACGGAAAATAAACTGGAAAGAAGTTCTGGCGGGTGAAAAAGCCTTCAACAAAGTAGGTAATTGGATGCCAGACGAAACCATGACCATCTTCCGTGACTACCTCGTGGGTATCAAAGGCCCGCTCTCGACACCCGTAGGTGGAGGTATTCGTTCACTTAACGTGGCATTGCGCCAAGAGTTGGATTTGTATGCTTGTGTTCGCCCGGTGCGCTGGTTCAAAGGTGTGCCTTCACCTGTAAAAGAACCACATAAAACCGACATGACTATTTTCCGTGAGAACACAGAAGATATTTACGCAGGGATCGAATTCCAACAAGGATCGGATGACAACAAAAAATTCCTCGCTTTTTTCAAAGAAACTTTCCCCAAGCAGTACAAGAAAATCCGTTTCCCTGAAACCTCGGGTATCGGAATCAAGCCGGTTTCACAAGAAGGAACAGAGAGATTAGTTCGTTCGGCTATTAAATTCGCTATCGAACAGAAGAAACCAAATGTGACTTTAGTTCACAAGGGAAATATCATGAAGTTCACCGAAGGTGGATTCCGTGATTGGGGATATGCGCTGGCGAAAAATGAATTTGGTGCCAAAGAAATTGACGGTGGACCATGGATGGAGATCAATAGCAATGGCCACAAAATTGTAGTTAAAGATTCGATTGCTGATGCATTTCTTCAGCAGATTTTGTTACGCCCGGATGAATATTCTGTTGTTGCAACTCTTAACCTCAATGGTGATTATGTTTCGGACGCATTAGCAGCGATTGTTGGCGGAATTGGAATTGCACCGGGCGGTAATGTCAATTACGTTACTGGTCATGCTATTTTCGAAGCGACACACGGTACTGCACCAAAGTATGCTGGCCAAGACAAAGTTAATCCTGGCTCAGTAATCCTGTCAGGAGTGATGATGCTCGAGTACATGGGCTGGCAGGAAGCTGCAGACATGATTGTGAAAGGACTGGAAGGAGCGATTTCTTCTAAGAGAGTGACTTACGATTTCCACCGCCAGATGGAAGGAGCAACTTTGTTGAAATGTTCTGAATTTGGAAAAGAAGTGGTGAAGAATATGTGA
- the rpoA gene encoding DNA-directed RNA polymerase subunit alpha codes for MSILAFQMPDKVVMEKSDDFHGLFTFKPLEKGYGVTIGNALRRILLSSLEGYAITGIKVPGVLHEFSTIEGVVEDVAEIILNLKQVRFRKVGDTNDTKVVVNIKKQKQFKAGDIAKFTSGFEILNADHVICNLDESAHFEIELTVEKGRGYLPAEENKPNEQVFGFIPIDAIFTPIKNIKYSVENTRVEQKTDYEKLMIEIETDGSIHPEKALEGAAFILIQHFRLFSDKSIELETSKDAEVEQVDEEMLHMRKLLKTQLHDLDLSVRAYNCLKAADVKTLGDLVQLDISDMMKFRNFGKKSLAELEQLVSDKNLTFGMDLAKYKLEED; via the coding sequence ATGTCAATATTAGCATTTCAAATGCCGGACAAAGTGGTAATGGAGAAATCGGATGATTTCCATGGCCTCTTCACCTTCAAGCCTTTGGAAAAGGGATATGGTGTTACGATCGGCAATGCATTGAGAAGAATTTTGTTGTCTTCGCTGGAGGGATATGCTATCACTGGAATTAAAGTTCCGGGAGTGTTGCATGAATTCTCAACCATTGAAGGCGTAGTAGAAGATGTAGCTGAAATCATTTTGAACCTGAAGCAGGTTCGTTTTAGAAAAGTAGGGGATACCAACGACACCAAGGTCGTGGTAAACATCAAGAAGCAGAAGCAATTCAAGGCTGGAGACATTGCCAAATTCACGTCTGGCTTTGAAATCCTGAACGCGGATCATGTTATCTGTAACCTGGATGAGTCAGCACATTTTGAAATTGAACTTACGGTAGAAAAGGGTCGTGGCTATTTGCCAGCGGAAGAGAATAAGCCTAACGAGCAAGTTTTTGGATTCATTCCAATTGATGCCATTTTCACTCCTATCAAAAATATTAAGTACAGCGTGGAGAATACCCGCGTTGAACAGAAGACGGACTACGAAAAACTGATGATCGAGATCGAGACTGACGGATCGATCCACCCGGAAAAAGCACTCGAAGGCGCTGCATTCATTTTAATACAGCACTTCCGTTTGTTCTCGGATAAATCGATCGAACTTGAAACATCTAAAGACGCAGAAGTTGAGCAGGTGGACGAAGAGATGTTGCATATGCGTAAGCTTTTGAAGACGCAATTGCATGATCTTGATCTTTCTGTGCGTGCTTACAACTGCCTCAAGGCTGCCGATGTGAAAACATTGGGAGACCTTGTACAACTCGATATTTCAGACATGATGAAATTCAGAAACTTTGGAAAGAAATCACTTGCCGAATTGGAGCAATTGGTTTCCGACAAAAACCTGACTTTCGGCATGGACCTGGCCAAATATAAACTGGAAGAAGACTAA
- the infA gene encoding translation initiation factor IF-1 has product MAKQKSIEQDGTILEALSNAMFKVQLENGHEVLAHISGKMRMHYIRILPGDKVRLEMSPYDLTKGRITFRYK; this is encoded by the coding sequence GTGGCGAAGCAAAAGTCGATAGAACAAGACGGTACGATACTCGAGGCTTTGTCCAATGCGATGTTTAAAGTGCAGTTGGAGAACGGTCACGAGGTGTTGGCGCATATTTCAGGTAAGATGAGGATGCATTACATCCGCATATTGCCAGGAGATAAAGTAAGGTTGGAAATGTCACCTTACGATTTGACGAAAGGCAGGATAACTTTTAGGTATAAATAA
- a CDS encoding AsnC family transcriptional regulator: MKIKLDSIDKKILELLQSNSNITNAQLAQEIGLSPAPTLERVKKLETQGVIKSYHAVVDMASVGLGVSTFVMVSLKGHNKDNIEKFTKAISKIPEVVECHHVTGQADFILKVVAPDIPAYQSLMLDKVTNIEVVDNMQSTVILSTFKDSRVIPLP, from the coding sequence ATGAAAATCAAACTCGATTCCATTGACAAAAAAATATTGGAACTGTTGCAGTCCAATTCCAATATCACCAATGCACAGTTGGCTCAGGAAATCGGGCTGTCTCCGGCTCCTACCCTGGAGCGTGTAAAAAAACTGGAAACCCAGGGTGTTATCAAAAGTTACCATGCGGTGGTTGACATGGCCAGTGTTGGGCTCGGTGTATCCACCTTTGTTATGGTTTCACTTAAGGGGCATAACAAAGACAACATAGAGAAGTTTACAAAGGCCATCAGCAAAATTCCAGAAGTGGTCGAATGCCATCACGTAACAGGCCAGGCAGATTTTATCCTGAAAGTTGTCGCTCCCGATATTCCGGCTTATCAAAGTCTTATGCTGGATAAAGTGACAAACATTGAGGTGGTAGACAATATGCAGTCAACGGTGATCCTATCCACTTTCAAAGACAGTCGCGTTATTCCATTGCCATGA
- the eno2 gene encoding enolase 2 → MSLIESIYARQILDSRGNPTIEVDVFTENGAFGRAAVPSGASTGTHEAVELRDGDKKVFMGKGVLKAVENVNTKIAAEVVGLSVFDQNLVDKVMIELDNTSNKGKLGANAILGTSLAVAKAAAMESGQSLFRYIGGVNANTLPVPMMNILNGGSHADNSIDFQEFMVMPVKADTFSDALRMGTEVFHTLKKVLHDKGLSTNVGDEGGFAPNIKSNEEAIEVVLKAIEKAGFKPGVDIFIAMDAASSEFYDSKTKTYTFKKSSGKKLKSAEMVDYWATWAKKYPIISIEDGMAEEDWTGWKGLTDKIGKKVQLVGDDLFVTNVEFLKKGIDMGVANAILVKVNQIGTLTETINAVNLAKQNSYKSIMSHRSGETEDSTIADLAVALNTGQIKTGSASRSDRMAKYNQLIRIEEELGETAYFPGKNF, encoded by the coding sequence ATGAGTTTAATTGAAAGCATTTACGCCCGGCAAATTCTTGACAGCCGAGGCAATCCGACTATTGAAGTTGATGTATTTACCGAGAACGGAGCATTTGGTCGTGCCGCTGTTCCTTCAGGTGCGTCTACCGGTACGCACGAGGCAGTTGAGCTTCGTGACGGTGATAAAAAAGTTTTTATGGGCAAAGGTGTATTGAAGGCAGTGGAAAACGTCAATACCAAAATTGCTGCGGAAGTAGTGGGCCTCTCTGTCTTTGATCAAAACCTGGTCGACAAGGTGATGATCGAATTGGATAATACCTCCAACAAAGGTAAACTCGGTGCAAACGCAATCCTGGGAACCTCGCTGGCTGTGGCTAAAGCTGCGGCTATGGAATCCGGCCAGTCGCTTTTTAGATACATCGGTGGAGTGAACGCAAACACACTTCCTGTACCCATGATGAATATTTTAAATGGTGGAAGCCATGCAGATAATTCCATCGACTTTCAGGAATTTATGGTAATGCCTGTGAAAGCAGACACATTCAGTGATGCTCTTAGAATGGGTACTGAGGTTTTTCATACTTTGAAAAAAGTATTGCATGACAAAGGCCTCTCTACAAATGTTGGTGATGAAGGAGGTTTTGCTCCAAACATCAAATCTAATGAGGAAGCGATTGAAGTTGTGCTTAAAGCTATTGAGAAGGCGGGCTTCAAACCCGGTGTTGATATTTTCATAGCTATGGATGCAGCTAGCTCAGAATTCTATGACTCCAAAACAAAGACATACACATTCAAGAAGTCTTCCGGAAAAAAACTGAAGTCAGCAGAGATGGTTGACTACTGGGCTACCTGGGCCAAAAAATATCCGATCATCTCTATCGAAGATGGTATGGCAGAGGAAGACTGGACGGGGTGGAAAGGACTGACAGATAAGATTGGCAAGAAAGTACAATTGGTGGGTGATGACCTGTTTGTTACTAATGTTGAATTCCTGAAGAAGGGAATCGATATGGGCGTAGCCAATGCCATCCTTGTAAAAGTAAACCAGATCGGAACTCTTACGGAGACTATAAATGCCGTGAATCTGGCGAAGCAGAATTCTTACAAGAGCATCATGTCGCACCGTTCTGGTGAAACAGAGGACAGTACAATTGCTGACTTGGCGGTAGCATTGAATACAGGTCAGATAAAAACAGGTTCGGCATCGCGCTCGGATCGCATGGCAAAATACAATCAACTAATTCGAATTGAAGAAGAACTTGGCGAGACAGCCTATTTCCCTGGAAAAAATTTCTAA
- the rpsK gene encoding 30S ribosomal protein S11 yields the protein MATAPVAEKKKDKSKKRTVVVEAIGQAHIRATFNNIIISLTNSTGQVVAWASAGKMGFKGSKKNTPYAAQVAAQEAGTKAFEQGLRKVEVFVKGPGAGRESAIRSLAASGIEVMQIKDMTPLPHNGCRPPKKRRV from the coding sequence ATGGCAACAGCACCTGTAGCTGAAAAGAAGAAGGACAAAAGTAAAAAACGCACTGTAGTGGTTGAGGCTATCGGCCAAGCTCACATCCGTGCGACCTTCAATAACATCATCATTTCATTGACCAACAGCACCGGCCAGGTAGTGGCTTGGGCTTCGGCAGGAAAGATGGGCTTCAAAGGCTCAAAGAAAAACACTCCTTATGCGGCTCAGGTAGCAGCACAAGAAGCGGGAACTAAAGCTTTTGAACAAGGCTTACGTAAAGTGGAAGTATTTGTGAAGGGCCCGGGAGCTGGCCGTGAGTCTGCTATCCGCAGTCTTGCAGCGTCAGGTATCGAGGTGATGCAGATTAAGGACATGACTCCGCTACCGCACAACGGTTGCCGTCCTCCTAAGAAAAGAAGAGTTTAA
- the pyrR2 gene encoding phosphoribosyltransferase codes for MSVAAEKSLVLDSKQVSQKIRRIAYEIYENNFAEKIIVLAGIDGQGYVLTKILEKALKEISPVNTLLVKVSVDKFSPVQSEVEIDVPIKDVKKKCVILIDDVLNTARTLAYAMKPFLTTEVKKVEVAVLVNRSHTLFPIVPTYTGFELATTLTDHVEVKLGKDAAVYLR; via the coding sequence ATGAGTGTAGCAGCAGAAAAATCGTTAGTTCTCGACTCAAAACAAGTGAGTCAAAAAATCCGCAGGATTGCCTACGAGATTTATGAAAACAATTTTGCTGAAAAGATAATTGTACTTGCCGGCATAGATGGCCAGGGTTATGTGCTTACGAAAATTCTCGAGAAAGCGCTAAAGGAAATATCGCCTGTCAATACGTTGCTTGTAAAAGTTTCGGTTGATAAATTCTCACCTGTTCAGAGTGAGGTGGAGATTGATGTTCCCATAAAAGACGTTAAAAAAAAGTGTGTCATCCTTATTGATGACGTGCTTAATACTGCGAGAACGTTGGCGTACGCAATGAAACCGTTTTTGACGACTGAAGTAAAAAAAGTTGAGGTAGCAGTTTTGGTCAATCGCAGTCATACTCTTTTTCCAATAGTTCCAACTTACACCGGGTTTGAATTGGCAACAACTTTGACCGATCATGTGGAGGTGAAGTTGGGAAAAGATGCAGCCGTTTATTTGCGCTGA
- the rpsD gene encoding 30S ribosomal protein S4 yields the protein MARYTGPKVRISRKFNEPVMGESKVLAKKGYAPGQHGKTKKRKLSEYATQLAEKQKAKYIYGVLERQFENTFDKASRKKGVTGEVLLQLLEARLDNTVYRLGVAPTRRAARQLVVHKHILVNGEVVNIPSFTLRAGDKVAVREKSKSLEAITTSLSVQGAKKYNWLEWDNKEFEGKLINLPPREDIPENINEQLIVELYSK from the coding sequence ATGGCAAGATATACCGGCCCCAAAGTAAGAATCTCAAGGAAGTTCAACGAGCCCGTAATGGGCGAGAGCAAAGTTCTGGCAAAGAAGGGCTATGCACCAGGTCAGCATGGAAAGACCAAAAAGAGAAAACTTTCTGAATACGCTACACAGTTAGCTGAAAAGCAGAAGGCAAAATACATCTATGGCGTGTTGGAGCGTCAGTTCGAAAATACTTTCGATAAGGCATCACGCAAGAAAGGTGTAACCGGTGAGGTATTGCTCCAGCTTTTGGAGGCTCGCCTGGATAATACAGTTTATCGTTTGGGTGTTGCTCCTACACGCAGAGCTGCCCGTCAGTTGGTTGTGCATAAGCATATCCTCGTGAACGGTGAAGTAGTTAATATACCTTCATTTACTCTGCGCGCAGGCGACAAAGTAGCTGTTCGCGAGAAGTCGAAATCATTAGAAGCGATCACAACGTCCCTTTCAGTTCAGGGTGCTAAGAAATACAACTGGCTGGAGTGGGATAACAAAGAATTTGAAGGCAAATTGATCAACCTTCCCCCACGGGAGGATATCCCGGAGAACATCAACGAGCAATTGATCGTTGAATTGTACTCGAAGTAA
- the rpsM gene encoding 30S ribosomal protein S13: MARIAGVDIPDNKRGEISLTYIFGLGRKSAQKILSQANVDWDKKVKDWNDEESNAVRAVIAEKFRIEGSLKSEIQLSIKRLMDIGCYRGLRHRKGLPVRGQTTKNNARTRKGKRKTVANKKKAVKG; this comes from the coding sequence ATGGCACGTATTGCAGGTGTAGATATTCCGGACAACAAGAGAGGCGAAATCAGCCTAACTTACATTTTTGGGCTTGGCCGCAAGTCAGCTCAGAAAATCCTTTCTCAAGCCAATGTAGATTGGGATAAGAAGGTGAAGGACTGGAATGATGAAGAATCGAACGCTGTTCGTGCCGTCATTGCAGAGAAGTTCCGGATTGAAGGATCACTGAAGTCAGAGATCCAGCTCAGCATCAAGCGTCTCATGGACATCGGATGCTACCGGGGACTCCGTCATCGCAAGGGACTTCCTGTGCGTGGACAGACTACGAAGAACAACGCCCGTACTCGTAAGGGTAAGCGTAAGACCGTAGCGAATAAGAAGAAAGCAGTTAAAGGGTAA
- the map gene encoding methionine aminopeptidase, protein MIRYKSAQEVEVIKEGAQILGKAHAEVAKVIKPGVKTKDLDKIADEYIRDNGGIPSFKNYNGFPSALCISVNETVVHGFPSGYELRESDIVSVDCGVKYKGFHSDSAYTYPLEGASGEVLKLLERTYESLYLGIAEAKAGNRIGDVSFAVQNHVEKFGYGVVRELVGHGVGKDLHEDPEVPNYGKRGKGPKIMPGMVFAIEPMINMGTKSVVQEKDGWTIRTSDRKPSAHFEHTVAVFEDRTEVVTTHEYIEETYKFKWRSKSR, encoded by the coding sequence ATGATTCGCTATAAGTCGGCACAGGAAGTAGAGGTAATTAAAGAAGGCGCTCAGATTTTAGGAAAAGCGCACGCGGAAGTAGCCAAGGTCATAAAGCCCGGAGTGAAAACGAAAGACCTCGACAAAATTGCCGATGAGTACATTCGCGATAATGGAGGGATACCATCGTTCAAGAATTACAATGGGTTTCCTTCAGCATTGTGCATCTCGGTTAATGAGACAGTGGTGCACGGCTTTCCAAGTGGATACGAATTACGCGAAAGCGACATCGTATCGGTGGATTGTGGAGTGAAGTACAAAGGATTTCACAGCGACTCGGCTTACACTTATCCATTGGAAGGTGCAAGCGGAGAAGTTCTGAAATTACTGGAGCGGACCTACGAATCTCTCTATCTCGGTATCGCGGAAGCGAAAGCCGGGAACCGGATCGGAGATGTGAGTTTTGCAGTGCAGAACCACGTGGAAAAATTTGGTTACGGAGTGGTACGGGAACTGGTAGGTCACGGGGTCGGGAAGGATTTGCATGAAGACCCGGAAGTCCCAAACTACGGCAAACGCGGAAAGGGACCTAAGATCATGCCGGGGATGGTGTTCGCCATCGAGCCGATGATCAACATGGGAACAAAGAGCGTAGTGCAGGAGAAAGACGGGTGGACAATTAGAACAAGTGACCGGAAACCTTCAGCTCACTTTGAGCATACGGTGGCGGTCTTTGAAGATAGAACAGAAGTAGTAACAACACACGAGTACATCGAAGAAACTTATAAGTTCAAGTGGCGAAGCAAAAGTCGATAG
- the secY gene encoding protein translocase subunit SecY, whose protein sequence is MKRFLTTIKNIFSIEDLRVRILNTIGFLIIFRLGSYIVLPGIDPNRLTGNSGGIFDLLNTFLGGSFTRASIFALGIMPYISASIVVQLLTVAVPHFTKLQKEGESGRKKLNQFTRVLTIVITAAQSFGYLKSIVNPEAIIQPGLFYTISSMMIIVAGTMFCMWLGERITDKGIGNGISMLIMIGIVSRLPVAIVQEFDSKGLNGMLLFIIEILALFFVVVGVIALTQATRRIPIQYAKQVVGNKLYGGKRDFIPLKLNSAGVMPIIFAQALMFIPPLMASIWRDSDLGAYVGTTFADFTSWQYNLLFASLIIIFTFFYTAITVPSNDIADNLKRNGGFVPGIKPGKQTAEFIDGILSKITLPGAIFLAMVAILPAFAVKAGITQNFAYFYGGTSLLILVGVVLDTLQQIESYLLMRHYEGMMKSGRVKGRSQFAAA, encoded by the coding sequence ATGAAGCGTTTTTTAACGACCATAAAGAACATTTTTTCTATTGAAGATCTCCGTGTGAGGATTCTCAATACGATTGGTTTCCTGATCATTTTCAGATTGGGCTCATATATCGTGTTGCCGGGTATTGACCCGAACAGACTCACGGGAAATTCAGGCGGTATCTTTGATCTGCTTAATACTTTCTTGGGTGGATCGTTTACGCGCGCATCGATTTTTGCATTGGGCATCATGCCTTATATCTCTGCGTCTATCGTTGTGCAATTGTTGACCGTGGCAGTTCCTCATTTCACCAAACTTCAAAAAGAAGGTGAAAGCGGAAGAAAGAAATTGAATCAATTTACCCGCGTATTGACCATTGTTATTACTGCAGCACAGTCGTTCGGCTACCTGAAGTCAATTGTTAATCCGGAGGCTATCATTCAGCCAGGTTTGTTCTATACGATATCATCAATGATGATCATCGTAGCAGGAACTATGTTTTGTATGTGGTTGGGTGAGCGCATAACTGATAAAGGCATCGGAAACGGAATCAGTATGTTGATCATGATCGGTATTGTGTCTCGTTTGCCAGTGGCCATCGTTCAAGAATTTGATTCCAAAGGATTGAATGGTATGTTGTTGTTCATCATCGAAATTTTGGCGCTGTTCTTCGTAGTAGTTGGTGTGATTGCACTGACACAGGCTACACGCAGAATTCCAATCCAGTACGCAAAGCAGGTCGTAGGAAATAAACTGTATGGCGGAAAACGTGATTTCATTCCATTGAAATTGAATTCAGCAGGTGTAATGCCGATCATCTTTGCCCAGGCACTGATGTTCATTCCTCCGTTGATGGCCAGTATCTGGCGTGACAGCGACCTCGGGGCTTATGTAGGAACTACGTTTGCAGACTTTACATCATGGCAATACAATTTGTTGTTTGCTTCATTGATTATCATTTTCACATTTTTCTACACAGCGATCACCGTTCCATCGAATGACATCGCTGATAACCTGAAGAGAAATGGCGGTTTTGTTCCCGGCATCAAACCTGGAAAACAAACGGCAGAATTTATAGATGGAATTTTATCGAAGATTACTTTGCCTGGTGCAATTTTCCTGGCGATGGTGGCGATCCTCCCTGCGTTTGCAGTGAAGGCGGGCATCACACAGAATTTTGCCTACTTCTATGGTGGTACTTCACTCCTCATTTTGGTGGGTGTGGTACTTGATACACTTCAACAGATTGAAAGTTATTTGTTGATGCGTCACTACGAAGGGATGATGAAATCCGGTAGGGTGAAAGGACGTTCTCAATTTGCTGCGGCTTGA
- the panB gene encoding 3-methyl-2-oxobutanoate hydroxymethyltransferase: MSVHKKTEIKKITTHQLQEMKNRGEKIAMLTAYDYSMARIIDGAGIDVILVGDSASNVMAGNETTLPITLDQMIYHATSVVKAVNRALVVVDIPFGYYQGSSGEALRSSIRIMKESGAHAVKLEGGAEVKDSVLRILSAGVPVMGHLGLTPQSIYKFGTYSVRAKEEVEANKLIEDAQLLQECGCFGLVLEKIPAELAKKVSEKLNIPVIGIGAGPDVDGQVLVMQDMLGITQEFKPRFLRRYADLNAIVTGAVNKYVADVKAKDFPNQEEKY; the protein is encoded by the coding sequence ATGTCTGTTCACAAGAAGACCGAGATCAAGAAAATCACTACGCACCAGCTTCAGGAGATGAAGAATCGAGGTGAAAAAATAGCGATGCTTACAGCCTACGATTACAGCATGGCGCGAATTATCGATGGGGCAGGCATTGATGTGATTTTGGTGGGAGATTCTGCTTCCAACGTGATGGCAGGAAATGAGACCACGCTTCCCATTACATTGGATCAAATGATTTACCATGCTACTTCCGTGGTGAAAGCTGTAAATCGTGCCCTAGTCGTTGTAGATATACCTTTTGGATATTATCAGGGAAGTTCAGGTGAAGCTTTGCGTTCGTCAATCCGCATCATGAAGGAATCAGGTGCGCATGCGGTGAAACTGGAGGGCGGTGCAGAAGTGAAGGATTCGGTACTTCGTATTTTAAGTGCCGGAGTACCGGTCATGGGTCACCTAGGTCTCACACCACAATCGATCTATAAGTTCGGCACATACAGCGTTCGCGCCAAAGAAGAGGTTGAGGCAAACAAATTGATAGAAGATGCACAACTCCTGCAGGAGTGTGGCTGCTTCGGCCTTGTACTCGAAAAAATCCCCGCAGAATTAGCAAAAAAAGTTTCTGAAAAACTCAATATCCCGGTAATTGGCATCGGTGCTGGCCCTGATGTGGATGGACAGGTCTTAGTAATGCAGGATATGCTGGGTATCACACAGGAATTTAAGCCCCGTTTTTTACGCAGGTATGCAGACCTTAATGCAATCGTTACCGGTGCGGTAAACAAGTACGTTGCTGATGTTAAAGCTAAAGATTTCCCTAACCAGGAAGAAAAATATTAG
- the carA gene encoding carbamoyl-phosphate synthase small chain gives MSDKAYLLLADGLLLEGRAIGKRGTSGGEICFNTGMTGYQEIYTDPSYYGQIVVTTSAHIGNYGTVNEEQESGKPQISGIVVNDFSDEFSRKTSKESLQAYLERNNVVGIADLDTRKLVRHIRSKGAMNAIISSEHSPEQLKAELKKIPSMDGLELSSIVSTKKPYFVGEPNSPIKIAALDYGIKTNILRNLASRGCYVQVFPAKTELKEMEAWNPDGYFLSNGPGDPSVMDYAIKTVKDILSTDKPVFGICLGHQILALANGLPTYKMHHGHRGLNHPVKNLLTGLGEMTSQNHGFGVSEKDVEKNPNVEVTHVHLNDNTIMGLRMKNKKAFSVQFHPEASPGPHDSAYLFDQFVSMVKESKQELVS, from the coding sequence ATGAGCGACAAAGCGTACTTACTTCTTGCCGATGGACTGTTATTGGAAGGCCGGGCAATCGGAAAACGAGGCACTTCTGGCGGTGAAATTTGCTTCAACACAGGAATGACAGGCTATCAGGAGATTTATACTGACCCTTCTTATTATGGCCAGATCGTTGTCACGACTTCAGCGCACATTGGTAATTACGGTACGGTGAATGAGGAGCAGGAATCGGGCAAACCTCAGATCAGCGGCATAGTTGTCAATGATTTTTCAGATGAATTCAGCCGGAAGACATCCAAAGAAAGCCTGCAAGCATATCTGGAGCGTAACAATGTGGTAGGTATTGCCGATCTCGACACACGTAAACTTGTTCGTCATATCAGAAGCAAGGGTGCAATGAACGCGATTATTTCTTCAGAGCACTCACCAGAACAGTTGAAGGCTGAATTGAAAAAAATACCATCGATGGACGGCTTGGAGCTATCATCAATTGTAAGCACCAAGAAACCTTATTTCGTTGGCGAGCCGAACTCACCAATTAAAATTGCAGCTTTGGACTATGGCATCAAGACAAATATTTTGAGAAACCTGGCGTCACGAGGTTGTTATGTCCAGGTATTCCCTGCTAAGACAGAATTAAAAGAAATGGAGGCGTGGAATCCGGATGGATACTTTTTATCGAACGGCCCCGGCGATCCATCAGTAATGGACTATGCGATAAAGACGGTAAAAGATATTTTGTCTACCGATAAACCTGTTTTTGGAATTTGTCTTGGACACCAGATTCTCGCGCTTGCCAATGGCCTTCCAACTTACAAAATGCACCACGGACACCGCGGTCTTAACCACCCGGTAAAGAACCTGCTTACAGGATTGGGAGAAATGACTTCACAAAACCATGGTTTCGGAGTGAGCGAAAAAGATGTTGAGAAAAACCCGAACGTGGAAGTGACGCATGTTCATTTGAATGACAACACGATCATGGGGCTTCGCATGAAAAATAAGAAAGCATTCTCCGTTCAGTTTCACCCGGAGGCATCACCCGGTCCGCACGACTCGGCCTATCTGTTCGACCAATTCGTGTCAATGGTAAAAGAAAGCAAACAAGAATTGGTTAGTTAA